The sequence GGATGGATGCGAACGGGCGTGGGCGTAGCGCTGGCGATCTGCGCGGTGGTGGCGCTGGCTGGCGCTCTGCTGGGAGCCCGGCAGCTCGCGCGGCCCATCGAGGCGCTGGTGCGGGCCACCCGGGACATCGCGGGGCGGCGCTTCACGCGGGTAGAGGGCGGAGTAGAGGAGCGCCAGGACGAGCTGGGACACCTGGGGCGCTCCCTGGGGGAGATGGCCCGCTCGCTCGAGTCCTCCGAGAAGGAGCTGGTGGAGCAGACGCGCGTGCGGACCGCGCTGAGCCGCTACCTGTCCTCGGATGTGGTGGAGCTGATCGCCCGGGAGCCGGAGCGGCTGCGGCTGGGAGGCGAGCGCCGGGAGGTGACGGTGCTCTTCTCGGACGTGTGCGGCTTCACGCGGCTGTCGGAGTCCCTGCCGCCTGAAACCGTGGTGGCGCTGCTCAACGAGCTGTTCACCTTCGCCACGGAGATCATCCACCGGCGAGGGGGCATCATCGACAAGTTCATCGGCGACAGCGTGATGGCGGTGTGGGGCACGCCGGAGTCCAAGCCGGACGATGCTCGGCAGGCGGTGGAGGCGGCCATGGAGCTGCGACGCTGGGTGGAGACGGGGAATCGGCGCTGGCGTCAGAAGTGGGGCGTGGAGGTCCAGCTTGCCATGGGCCTCCACACGGGCACGGTGGTGGCCGGCAACCTCGGCAGCGAGAAGCGCATGGAGTACACCGTCATCGGCGACACGGTGAACGTGGCTGCTCGGTTGGAGTCCATGGCGCAGCCTGGGCAGATCCTCGTGAGCGCGGCCACGCGGGAGAAGCTGGGCCCGGACGCAGAGGTGCTGCGTCACCTGGGCGAGCGTGCGCTCCACGGCCGTAACGCCACGACGTCGGTCTTCGAGGTGGCCGCATGAGCACGGCGCCCGACGCGCGACTGGGGCGAATCCTGGGGGGCCGCTACCACTTGCTGAGCGTGCTCGGCCACGGCGGCACGGGAACGGTGTACGAGGCGGAGCAGACGGGGCTCTCCCGCCGCGTGGCCCTCAAGGTGCTGCACGCCCATGTGGCCTCCTCGCCGGGAGCCGTGGCGCGCTTCCAGCGCGAAGCCATGCTGATGGCGCGGCTCCAGCATCCGGGCGCGGCACACGTCTACGACTTTGGGGAGGAGGGAGGCGAACTCTTCCTCGCGATGGAGCGCCTGCACGGGGAGACGCTGGACGCGGCGACCTTCCGCGAGGGCCCGCTGCCCATCCCCGTAGCGGTGGACGTGGTGACGCAGGTGCTGGAGGTGCTGGAGGCCGCCCACACGCTGGGCGTTGTCCACCGGGACCTGAAGCCCTCCAACATCATGCTCACGGGGGAGCTGTCCTCCCCTCGCGTGAAGGTGCTGGACTTCGGGCTGGCGCAGCTGATGGAGGGCTGGCTGCAGCCTCGCATCACGGCGGCGGGGATGGTGCACGGCACGCCCGCCTACATGTCTCCCGAGCAGTGCCGGGGAGAGACGCTGGACGGGCGCTCAGATCTCTACTCACTGGGGTGCGTGCTCCACGAGCTCATCATCGGGCAGCCCCCCTTCCCGGAGGAGTCTCCTGCGGAGACCATGAGTGGCCACCTGTACCGTCCCGCTCCGCCGATGCGCCAGCTTCGGCCCCGCCTGGAGATTTCGCCAGCCTTGGAGGCGCTGGTGCTGGCGTGCCTGGCGAAGGTGAAAGAGCAGCGTCCAGAGAACGCCCAGGTGTTGCGCCTGCGGCTGCGCCAAACGCTCACCGAGTCCAGCCCCTCCCCTCAAGCGCCACGAGGCGAGGGCAAGAAGAAGGAGCGCCCGCTCCCCTCAACGGCCCCTGCGGGGCTGGAGGTTCCCTCGGAGCTTCCCGTGGGCGTCTTGGAGGCAGGGAAGGCCTCGCCCTCCCTGGCGGCCAGCACGGCGCTCGCGGCGGTAGGCTTCCAGGTAGTGCCCTTGAGCGAGGGAGCGCCGCTGGGAGACATCCGCGCCCTGGTCATCGTCCCTGCGCCCGGAAGCGACGGGCTGGAGCTGGCGAGGAAGCTGGCCGGGACACCCCAGGCCCCGCCCGTGTTGCTGTGCGGTGAGGATGATCTCACGGTCATGACCCGTGCCATCGAAGGTGGAATCTATGACTACGTACCCCTGCCGCTCGATCCGCTGGAGCTCTGCCGCAAGGTGGCACGGGCACTCCGGGCGCGCCGCTGAGCGGCTGCTGGCGCTGGGACTGCTGCTGGCCTCGGCCCTCGCGGGCGCACAGGAGCGTCCCGCTGCGGAGGACGAGTTCACCGTCGCGCAGCCCGGCGACACCTGCCAGACCATCGGCACACGGGTGTGGGGGAAAACGGAGGCGTACCGCCAGCTCCACGAGCTGAACGCCTTGAAGAACGGTCACCCGGCCCTGGTGCCCGGCACACGCTTGCGCATCAAGCCCGAGCCCGAGGCGCACCTCACCTACGTGAAGCCCGAGGTCAACACGCGCCCGGCCCAGGAGCCGCAGTGGAAGCCCGGGAAGCAGGGCGAGGCCCTGTACCGGCTCTATCAGGTGAACACGCTGCGAGGCGCGGGAGCGGAAGTGACGCTGAAGGACACCTCGAAGCTGCAGCTCCGTGAGAACGCGCTCGTCGTCATCTACGGGACGCAGCAGACCGCCGTCCCGAAGCAGCCCGCCCAATCGAGCGGCGTGGAGCTGGTGCAGGGAGACCTCCATCTGCGGCTGGCGGCGCTGCGTGGAGAAGCTCTCCCGCTGACGACTCCCGCGGCGAAGGTGGCGGCGAACGGGCAGGAGCTCTTCGTGGGGGTGGACGCACAACGCATGAGCCGCGTGGCGGTGTTCAATGGCAAGGCGCAGGTCGCCGGGAAGGGCGCCCAGGTGGAGGTGCCGGGGGGGAAAGGTACGCGCGTGGAGCCTGGGAAACCCCCCGAGCCTCCCAGGGCGTTACTCGCTGCTCCAGCTTGGAGTGGGCTGGGTGCCCAGGAGGTACTGATGGCGCTTGGAGGTGCCCCCCAGCCCTACGCGCTGAAGTGGCAGCCCGTGTCAGGGGCGGTGAGCTACCGCGCGGTCCTGGCGCGTGACGAGAGCCTCAACGAGGTTGTGGCCGAAGGGGCTCCCGAGGCGAACGCGGCACAGGTTCTCGACCCGGGAGTGCTGCCTCCGGGCCGGTACTTCGCACGGGTGCAGGCAGTGGACGCGGTGGGTTTGCCAGGCATGCCTTCCCGTCCCCGGAGGGTGGAGATCGTCGCGGTGAAGGTGGAGCGCGGCGAAGTAGGAGCCCCAGGCCAGGTGAAGGGCCGCGGCCAGGTGAAGCTCACGGTGGACCCGACCCTGGGAGTCCCACTCCGGGTCAAGGGAAAGCCCGTCGGCCCCGAAGCGGTGCTACTGGCCCCCGGGCTCCACACCGTGGACATGGAAGGAGCTGTCCAGCCCGTGAGTGTCGAGGTCCTGCCGGACGTGGCAGCACAGCTGGTGCTGAAGCCCAAGGCAGGGCGCTTCGAACTGGAGATTGCCGCCCGTCCGAAGGAGGCAGGAGCCCCGCCCATCGCCGACGGAGCCGTGCAGGTAAAGGGCCTGGAAGGTGCTTCCGTGTCAAACCTGGTGCGCCATGGAGAGACCCGCTGGACGGCGACCGTGACGCCCGCGAGTGCGGAGAAGAAGGGCCTCGCCGTGGTGGAAGTCTGGGTGTACGGCGAGCCTGTGGGACGTGCGAGCGCGACGTCCGAAGCTGACTGAGTCCCGGCTCGGATGAGGTGGCAAATCATTCTTGTTGGGTAGGAAGTCGCAGCAAGACCAGAAAGGTTATGACCTGACCGGTCACCTCCGAATCACTACCCCGCGTGTCCTTGGAGCCCAACGTTGTAAGTCCTATGTATCGCGACGACCATTCGCGGTGGGCATGGGACAATCATGGACAAGGAGCTGACCGAGACCCTCAAGAAGGTCATCGGACCGAACATCCGGAAGGCTCGGCAGCGCCAGGGGCTCTCTCAGGCTCGGCTCGCCGAGATGGTCGAGATGTCGACCGAGGTGCTGGGGCGCATGGAGCGCAAGAAGGTCCTGCCCCGGCTCGAGCGGCTCGTCCTCCTGCGCAAGATCCTCGGAATGACCCCGGACCAGATGCTCGGCTTCTCCTCGGGCCCGGGCAGCTCCGCGGCCCTCAAGGTCTCTCCGGCCTATGACGAGATGATGACGGTGATGCGTCACTTCTTCACGCAAATGGAGTCGCGGCTGTCCGAGCAAGAGCGCCGGGAACTGATGCAGACGCTGTCTCATCTCCAGCGGCTCATCACGCTCATCAAGAAGAAGCGATCCTCCAGCCAGCCGCGTCGCGTCGCCTCCGACAAGAAGCGAAGCCCGAAGAGGTGAGGGGCTCGACCCCCCCTATCAGGTAGGCAAGGCAGAGGGAACCGGTAAAGTTCTAACCTGGGTGGTCCTTCGCTCATCGCGACCTCCGGTGTCCTTGCGAATCCAACTCATTACGTCTTACCTATGCGCCCAACTTTTCAAGGTGGGCGAGGTTCATGAACAAAGAACGTGTGAAGGCGCTCAGGAAGACACTGGGCGCGAACATCCGGAAGGCCCGGACACGGCTGGCCATTACCCAGGAACGGATGGCTGAGCAGCTCGAGATGTCACCCGAGGTGTACGGGCGCATGGAACGGGGACTCATCTTCCCGCGGGTGGAGCGGTTGGTGGACATCTGCGAGAAGCTCGGGGTGTCGTCGGATCAGTTGCTGGGGCTGTCGGTGTTGGAGGTGGCCGCGACGCCGTCGGTCCGTCAGGACGAGTGGCTCGGGCTGATGCAGCGCCTCACGCCGGTGATGCCACGGCTGACGCAGCCCCAGCGCAAGGCGGTGCGACGGCACATGACGGACTTCCACCGGCTACTGGTGACCTTCACCGAGCCGAAGCCCAAAGCGAAGCGGGAGCGGCGCGGACGGCATCCCACCTAGTGGGTAACCTGCTATCTTCCCTACCTGGCACATTCTGTGACCCCAACCCATGACGTTGTATGCCATCCATCCAACCCATCATGTTGGGTCGCTTCCGGAGGTGAAAACACGTGGACGGCCTCGATAAGAAGAGACTGGGCAGGAACATCCGTCAGGCCCGGTACCGGCTGGGACTGACGCAGGAGCAAATGGCCGAGCTGATTGACATGGCGCCCGAAGTCTACGGGCGTATGGAGCGGGGACAGCTGGTGCCCCGGCTGGAGCGCTTCGTGGCTCTCTGCCGGGCGCTGGGAGAGTCCCCGGATAAACTGATTTTCCCGTTGGATGCCCAGGAAGCTCTGGAATCCTTGGAGGAAATCAAAGTCGGAACGGAGGCCTCGATCAAAGCCCTGAGAGAGGCGTTCGCCACGAACCTGCGCGACTCCCGCCAGCGCGTGGGATGGACGCAAGCGGAGATCGCGGAGAAAGCCCGGATGTCCGTGGACGTCTACGGGCGCATCGAGCGAGGGACGATACTTCCAACGCTGGAGGCGTTCGTGGACATCTGCCGGGTGCTCGGAGAGATGTCGGATCGGCTGCTGGGTCTGCCACCTCCCAAGCGCATGCGTCGGCGCCGCTAAGGGACCGATGACCTGACAGGGCGTCTACTGGAGTCGACCTGTCAGGACCGAGGAGGTAGGCTACGGGACTGCGCTGGCGGGAGCAAGACTCCCGCCAGCACGGGGGAGGTGTACCCAACCTCTGACGTCAGTTTCGTGCGGTCGAAGTGGGGTGCCTGGGGAGGGCCCAGGCATCCCTGCATATATAAGGAGCTGCTTCGCCCAGAACATTGATCGGGTCTGGGGGATAGCAGAAGATGCAACCCCTTGTTCTCGCTACCGTTTCGATGCGCCTCGGCGCTGTCCCTGGTGGTGGTGTGCCTGGCGGGTCCCGCCTGGGCCGCCAAGCTGCCTGACGTCGTCGTCACTGGAGACCCGGTGGCGCCGTCACCAACGCAGCCGGGCACAGGTCTGTGCGTGGGCAACAGCGTCTCCACGGACCCGGCTGCGGACTTTCCCCAAAGCACGTCGTCCTACATCGGCGGCATGAACGACTTCATGGAGCGGACGGTCTCCAGCAGGACCACGTACGTCCTCCGTACGCCGTTTGACCTGTCCAATAACAGTACGGGCGGCACCCAGGCCAGCCGTGGTGACTTCGTAGATGCCGTGCAGGGGTGTGGCAGCTACGGTTGTAGCTTCTTCATCAATGACCCGTTTACGTCATTTGGGTCACGTTTCCGCGGATACCTGAACGTCACCCCGGAGATGATAAACAGGCCGCTGCACTTCGGCTTCTACACCGACGATGCGGTGAGCCTTGTCATCTTCGA is a genomic window of Hyalangium minutum containing:
- a CDS encoding FecR domain-containing protein, with the translated sequence MTTYPCRSIRWSSAARWHGHSGRAAERLLALGLLLASALAGAQERPAAEDEFTVAQPGDTCQTIGTRVWGKTEAYRQLHELNALKNGHPALVPGTRLRIKPEPEAHLTYVKPEVNTRPAQEPQWKPGKQGEALYRLYQVNTLRGAGAEVTLKDTSKLQLRENALVVIYGTQQTAVPKQPAQSSGVELVQGDLHLRLAALRGEALPLTTPAAKVAANGQELFVGVDAQRMSRVAVFNGKAQVAGKGAQVEVPGGKGTRVEPGKPPEPPRALLAAPAWSGLGAQEVLMALGGAPQPYALKWQPVSGAVSYRAVLARDESLNEVVAEGAPEANAAQVLDPGVLPPGRYFARVQAVDAVGLPGMPSRPRRVEIVAVKVERGEVGAPGQVKGRGQVKLTVDPTLGVPLRVKGKPVGPEAVLLAPGLHTVDMEGAVQPVSVEVLPDVAAQLVLKPKAGRFELEIAARPKEAGAPPIADGAVQVKGLEGASVSNLVRHGETRWTATVTPASAEKKGLAVVEVWVYGEPVGRASATSEAD
- a CDS encoding serine/threonine-protein kinase translates to MSTAPDARLGRILGGRYHLLSVLGHGGTGTVYEAEQTGLSRRVALKVLHAHVASSPGAVARFQREAMLMARLQHPGAAHVYDFGEEGGELFLAMERLHGETLDAATFREGPLPIPVAVDVVTQVLEVLEAAHTLGVVHRDLKPSNIMLTGELSSPRVKVLDFGLAQLMEGWLQPRITAAGMVHGTPAYMSPEQCRGETLDGRSDLYSLGCVLHELIIGQPPFPEESPAETMSGHLYRPAPPMRQLRPRLEISPALEALVLACLAKVKEQRPENAQVLRLRLRQTLTESSPSPQAPRGEGKKKERPLPSTAPAGLEVPSELPVGVLEAGKASPSLAASTALAAVGFQVVPLSEGAPLGDIRALVIVPAPGSDGLELARKLAGTPQAPPVLLCGEDDLTVMTRAIEGGIYDYVPLPLDPLELCRKVARALRARR
- a CDS encoding helix-turn-helix domain-containing protein yields the protein MNKERVKALRKTLGANIRKARTRLAITQERMAEQLEMSPEVYGRMERGLIFPRVERLVDICEKLGVSSDQLLGLSVLEVAATPSVRQDEWLGLMQRLTPVMPRLTQPQRKAVRRHMTDFHRLLVTFTEPKPKAKRERRGRHPT
- a CDS encoding helix-turn-helix domain-containing protein; amino-acid sequence: MDKELTETLKKVIGPNIRKARQRQGLSQARLAEMVEMSTEVLGRMERKKVLPRLERLVLLRKILGMTPDQMLGFSSGPGSSAALKVSPAYDEMMTVMRHFFTQMESRLSEQERRELMQTLSHLQRLITLIKKKRSSSQPRRVASDKKRSPKR
- a CDS encoding adenylate/guanylate cyclase domain-containing protein, which encodes MRLLLLMLAVAVPPLVGLGLVMMNVNADALRLAARELHLAIAGDVRRTLRGELERAQQELDGVGYLLLAPGLGSGEERDALVASKLTASAAIDFVTLYSPQGERLGTLKEKELPLPAVPEMLPTSVLQAHPESQQGLQVLDVVMKNGVPSLRVVQRARKDGATQALLLTHLRLEPLLEQLRTLGEDRLGSRNAISVVNDARQVVLHADPARIGTSRKEHGIFMAVAGDASFRSPFGVSPEFNDDGEPMVGALETLPELGWAVVVQRPRALAYASLGWMRTGVGVALAICAVVALAGALLGARQLARPIEALVRATRDIAGRRFTRVEGGVEERQDELGHLGRSLGEMARSLESSEKELVEQTRVRTALSRYLSSDVVELIAREPERLRLGGERREVTVLFSDVCGFTRLSESLPPETVVALLNELFTFATEIIHRRGGIIDKFIGDSVMAVWGTPESKPDDARQAVEAAMELRRWVETGNRRWRQKWGVEVQLAMGLHTGTVVAGNLGSEKRMEYTVIGDTVNVAARLESMAQPGQILVSAATREKLGPDAEVLRHLGERALHGRNATTSVFEVAA
- a CDS encoding helix-turn-helix domain-containing protein, producing the protein MDGLDKKRLGRNIRQARYRLGLTQEQMAELIDMAPEVYGRMERGQLVPRLERFVALCRALGESPDKLIFPLDAQEALESLEEIKVGTEASIKALREAFATNLRDSRQRVGWTQAEIAEKARMSVDVYGRIERGTILPTLEAFVDICRVLGEMSDRLLGLPPPKRMRRRR